Genomic segment of Denticeps clupeoides chromosome 13, fDenClu1.1, whole genome shotgun sequence:
TTATGTTCattaacccaagtctgtcatttttaagtctttattcatttatagaaaatatttttcaatttaaaaaCAGCTGCagtgattaaataaaattggCCAAATTCAGACTAGTAGAGTATCTAGTGCATCATTTGACTTTGAcaatgattattaattattctttcagtatatttttctattcaaatccatttcatgtttttttcatggatAATCTCTAAATATCCCTAAACTTTCAACATTAGCTGTCATTTGATCAGAGTTGTGCATGCATTTCGTGCAAGAGTCACCAGTCTAAGCCGTCATCTGCTCTTAAAAAGCAGAATTATGTCCAGCCACTGGACACTGGCCAGGGTTTGCACATATTAAGCATATGCCACTGTGTTTCAATGCAGCCTCCCCACAGTGCCCCTTTCACACGAAGCGCTCTGCTTCTCATGCAAGCCCCAATTCTTGTCTGAGTGATGCAGAATTAGTATGCGTCAGACTGCGCCCTCTAAATAATAGGGCCCAAGAGCAGCAGTCTAGCAGGGGTTAAACAGCTCCGTCCCCCTCCAACCTGTCCCAAATAATAATAGGACATCAGACAGTCTGAATTGAACAAGGAACCTAGCaacccctccaaaaaaaaaaaaaaaaaacacccccctCGTACATATAGGCACCCTTAGCCGTCTCCCAGGGCTATTGAAGGGGTCCCAGACACAAGCCACCCCCAGCTGAACTGGAATAAATTAAGCTGCTCCCTGGGCCTCCAGTCAGCAGGTCGGGGTACGCTGCCTCCCAAGCTGCTGCCTCCGGAGCCTGATGCAACATCCTCAGTAGAATATTATCATCATCCGTCTGGGTTTTCTTCTTAAACATGCTCTACGGTCTAACTTGTCCAGCTCAAACACAAATAATCGTCTCTTCCTTACTATTTTTCTTAAGaattgtcagattttttttttttggtgtgtgtacagACACAATGAGAATTCTCTGTTTGTGGTATCTCACATTATATTTGCATTCATGATTTTGTTTAACGATGCTCCaaatgccttttttattttgggggaCAGCAATTTTTAAATCTTGCATGGATTGCAGCGGTGACGGGGCACGAGCCGGTGCCTTGCTCTTGAGAATTAACGGGGTCAGTCGTTTGTGTCTCCATCCTAATCCCAGAGGTGATATTTGTCTGGCCCCGGTCCTGCACTACCCCCCTTTCCTGGCTGCAGGGCCTGGGGTCAAGCAGAGTGCCCAGACAGCCTCGTTGTGACCCATGTCTGTCTGGAGGCTGCGGGGTCACCCCTTCAGCTGATAACGTCTGGGCTCCGCCCCTGAGCCTGTTGGTAAACAGGATGGCGTGGCTGGGCCAGTGCAGAGGGGCAGACACGCGCCACGTCATCCGGCCTGACGCTGACGGAGCATCATTACGGCAGAGCAGGGATGCTACTGTCCTTCCCGGCGCCGCTGCACCGTAACATATTTACGGCGCCGCGTCACATCTGCCCAGACAAAGCATCATGAATGCAAAACCGCAACGGCAGCTCAGACTGTGTCGTTATCGCTCTAGTCCATTATGCACATGAAATTCATTATGTTTTGTTCTGTCTCGTGGTTTCAGACAGTTTCTTATTGAGGGAGGAGCTGAGAGGAAGTCCAGAAGTCCATATCACATCCTCTGCGAGGCAACATGGATAGAATAGATGGAGATTTATGGTATAATAAAGTTTAAGTGCAGGTAAGTAGAGGTTTGGAGGTAAGTTGGGGCAGGATTTGTAGGATTGGGTTTTCTGATGTACTTCACGGTAAAATTACTATAACATATTCAGTATTTTAGAACATAATCAGTATTTCAATATTGCTATATTAAATTATGGAAAAACAACATTGGAAAAACacagggaatttttttttactgtttagtTGTTGTATTGCTGCTTTAGCCATGAGGTGTATGTATTTGTGGTATTATTCTATGCTGTGTTATTATGATGGAGGATATGTATGAAtattaatgcttttttaaaaaataaaagctgataaACGATTGtcttttgtgtgattttatttatttcacatcaGTTGGTATGAACAATAAGCATTGAAAAAATGGCCAGAACAGATTCGTTGAATGTACAGCTGAGAGAAGACAGCTAACCCAGTGTCCTAAATATCTGCCGGCAATTAGGTGTCCCCGTGAGCCGGGTGTTGAGGCGAGCTGCTGGAGCTGAATAAAATGctgcacaaagacacacaccaCCCCTGTTTGGTGGTGATCACACTTCCCATTGTTTTCCCTCAACAGTGGGTTCATGCGACGGCCCAGTGCCCCCCAGTGCGCTCCAGTGCTCCGGGTGAAATAGGCTCCTGAGCGCCGGCCTCCTCCCAGAACCGCCTGACCTGAAATTAGGGCCAGCCTGCCGTGGTCGTGGCCTGGCCTGAAAGCGGGGGAGATTATCCTCCTCTGCCCGGCTGGCGAAGAGTGTGGTATTGACCACGGGCCACCCATGAAGAGTCCAGCGAGCCGTGAGATGGCCTGATATACATGCTTACAGAGCATGGCAGATTCTTCCACTCTCACCGGGGATCAACTTCGGGTTACAAGATCCCTCCTCTGCAGACCCCGTCTTAAGCCTGGGTTCTCTGTGAAAAACGATATTAGTGCTTTGGCAGAGGTTTCCTTCTCTCTAATGGCCTTTTGAGGTTTAATAAAACTGGTGATTAGAGCAAGGTAATTATTTTTGCACCGATTGTGCAACAAATTACTGAGCGTATTGACCAACAGTAAACAAGTAATACATTGTAATGCACCGTGTTGTACCATCAGATGACAAAGCATTTGCGTAGCTGAAATTATTGGACGCAAATACAACACGTAATTTATAGCAtactaatatattttaaaaatcaaacttgtttcattgtttttatttattttttctgtttcattgtgTGGTTGCTTATGGTTATTGAAATGCTACTGGATGTCATTTAAATggcataattcttttttttattaacaatgaaaataaaaacacttgaAATCAAGGAGAATCTATAAAGTATTATCTATTAAGTATTGCATAGGTGGTCATCAAAAATATTTTACGCTGGGTCTGATttttatcacaataaaaaaaattatgttttttgcaGATTTCTGATGGTTTGTGACGTTTAATGagtggttttaaaaatgatcattatGTATTCCTTAATTACAACTGTCAACTGTATTTTGGTCCTGTTTCAGTTGTGGAAAATTTACAGTACAGCAGAAATTTACAGTacatcttttacattttttaactgACCTAAAGAGTGAAAATGTGTTGTGTCTTTTTGTCACCTCTTCGCCCTGCTTTTTTGCTACTTACTGTCAGAATAAGATAATAACTCTTGAAAAGATGACACGATGATCAATTTACTAATCTTTTAAATTGGAATTAAATGTTTATAGTTATCTTGTGTGCTGTTCTGTCCTATAGCTGATTCAAATGTCACATATGTGCCATGTTGGGcaaaatacatgttttatttttgtcctgAATTatgcgaagaaaaaaaaaattgctcaaggcaatttttaaatattaaaattcaaCATGTTCGTATTGGAGATGTGACAAGAGAACCTTTCTGTAGtctggttttaatgctgtgacTCATTTGCCACAGTGGATGTTCAGAGTTGGAGCTCTGCAGAAAGCCCTTGGCCTTTTTAGACCAAACAAGCAAGGAGCAGGCTCAGAGCGGGAACTGCACAGGGGACTGTGAGAGACGGACGGGCGtgggtgttttctttttttttattattattattaggctgagaggaggggagggggggaacTCAAGAGAACTTGGTGTGCAGTTTGTCATGCTAACCATGCTGCGGCTATTGAATTCAGACCCAGGGAGCAGGGGGTTCACAGGACCCCTGCTTTTCTCATGCAAAGTCCGCTGGACACGCAGCACAGCCCccattaaacacacatgcatgtttaTAAATGACCTGCTCCTCGATCTCACATTTTCAGGCATTCTGATGATCTGCACACACTGCTTAACAGCCCGATTACACTGCTGCTGTATTTTACAGTGTGGCTCTATTTTACGAAGCCCCAGGATGgctgttaataaaaaaagataaatcgTTTATATCAGATTAAGCATAAATGCATTTGATAGCAATTATTCAGATTATATGATGCAGGAAGTACAGATATGTGTAGATCTTTTGAATTCGCAACTCTGAATTTTACAGTCAGAGGAATGAGGAATTGTTTAGAAATTTACAGATGGATTTAGGTCTTCATTGTTCTCAAGAATCATGTGTTGAAATTTAACAATCAACATTTTGTGTTattgtattataatatatattgtattttattacattatttcacattttatttatgtatacagTAATACACATTAATATCATAATGTATAATTATCAAGtcagtatttgtttttttatttttcaaaaacaactCTAGACagtggttatatatatatatatatatatatacacacacacacacacacacacacagggatatTTCAAACCAACATCCCAATAACAATTAAACTGAAGTATTTTATTCTTATCCAAGAAATTAATGTCTTTCAGcatttgtactttttaaatTGACGAAGCAAGTTTTAAAAGGACAATGAACGGTGCCTGACATTATGTATAATTTACTTTCAAATCACAGAAGGCACCTTCATGTGGACCAGGGGCCACGATTGGCTGGCCTGATGCCCCCTCTAATGGAAGCAGGGAGCTCAGCAGTTCAGAAACAAAGTGGGACCTCAGTCCCTTTACCACCATGCTGGCTGATAAGTGGCAATACGCCGGGCTTTAGAAAATGAACTGGGGAGACAGAACACGGAGCAAGGGTGCCACTGTGACAGAGCAAGGTGGAGTGGGAAAAcaatgtgtgtgcgtttgtgtatgCAAAATCACTTCCATTTCCTTTTTGAGAAAGACAttattgtctgttttatttatttatttatttttacgtGCTTCAACAAGGCCTTTTATGTTCACCATAATGTCTTTCCAGCCATTTTAATGTGGCATGAATTTATGAAAGCTGCTTTTATTCCTTCGCCTGGCTCTTGTAACCTCCTCACCTTTTCTCACACAGTCAGCGAATTGGAGAATGAACCGAATGGGTTGTCTATGTGTGAACAACGGTTGTTCGCCACGTTGCGGGCTGCTGTAGTAAATTATTCATGCATCATTTGAATACATGCAAATGATTTATTCTTCTCCTGGCACAGCTCCAGGTACCTATGGCAACCACGCATCCGAGAGGCTTCCCAGCCTGAAGCCTCTCAGAATAGCCCCGCCCCGCTACACACCAAGCTCATGTCCTCACACGGAGCTTTTGTTTCTATGGAAGCAGTAAGGTGGCTCTGGCGGAGGTGGCAGGACGGAAGTCAAAAGCTAAAGATTGTCATAAGACTCTCAGACCTTCACCTACTGTTTAATCACCTGAGCACACTGAAGAAGACACACCATTGTTCAGTCATACTTCCCCATTCTGAGAAggaattaatacaattaatagttttcaatttcattaacaaattcttgaaaagaaaagcagcaaaaacaaaatggtaagtcacagaataaaaaaaggacacatCCATGTAACAGAATAACAAAGCtgaaaattatatattaaaaaaaatcttcgtAGAGGAGTCACAGAAatagaaaatgtgttttgtttaaaaGGACATGAGACTGGTTTAAAAGGACCGATATGAGACTGGTGTAAAGCTCATGATCTATACAGTAAATGTAACAAAGGCTAAATAAAGATCGAATCGAATGTGAGGGTTTGTTTATCATACAAAAAGTATAATATAGACCAGACCATGTGGCACAATAAGTCAAGGTCAAGTTCAGGACAGGTCATAATCGTGAGAATCTGAACTCGACTGCAGTGTCCCTTTATAATATTTTGTGGGGCAAACccttttaaatttacattcGACCTAAAGTCATAATTAGTACATCCACCTCTTGCATtggaatattttaattttgtttacgTGAAACGTCGCACACAGCTGCATTAGTTAGGCTTTGGCTCCACCTTGTGGTTAAGCAGATGAACGCATTTAGCGCGTTGAAACTCAAAATCATTATAGACGTCTGCTGCTTACATTTcagcaaatgtacaaaaatgattTCATACAATAAATCTTGTTTGAATATTTTTActattgtgtatatatttttgggaCAATAAAGCAGATTAAAACCATTGTGGATGTTAACAAATTGTTAAGTCCTTTAAATCCACACATGTTGTTAATTGTGTGGATGTTTAAGTTTACTTGTGTTTATGTTTAGATAGAGTGAGTACTTTTTAAAGTCGATTATATGAGTAAGACACCCAGAGAAATCTATTAAAATACAACTCCCACAATCCTTTTCCAATCCCGTTCCCGTGACGCAGCTCTCGTCAAACCACGCGAGCACGGCGCGCTCGCACTGTTGTTATTATTGACATCAAAATGGCGTCTAGTGGGGAGTCTCCGGAACCGTGGTATTTGGCTTTGCTGGGCTTTGCAGAACACTTTCGTACGTCAAGTCCGCCGAAAATTCGCCTTTGTGTACACTGCCTACAAGCAGTCTTCCAGTTTAAGCCGCCGCAGCGGATTGAAGCGAGGACCCACCTCCAGCTCGGTTCGGTGCTGTACCATCACACGAAGAACAGTGAGCTCGCCCGGAACCACCTGGAGAAAGCGGTACTGAGAATGTTTTGTGGAACGCGGGGCTGCACGACGCGTAGAGATAAATAGTGTCAGACGCCAGACCAGCAGGGTTTTAATATCCCGGGAGAACGTATGCATGTTTAGCGTTGCAGCATGGCAACTCCCCTTTAGGAACCCGTGGAATTGGGAATTAACTTCAGGAAATGTGATTTATGTTTTACATGGTTTAGTTGTGCAGATACCTTAACACAAAGAGACGCGTATCCACAGTAAACCTGCAAAGTGTTTTTCTTCCATGTTGTCATTAATCAAATTGGAGCGTCTCAAAACTATTCCAGATGGTCAAGCTGGCTACAGTTGTAAGGACTGTTAATaacttattttctttcttttttttcagtggtaCATTTCTCAGCAAGTATCCTTTTGCAGAATGCTTATGGTTGCAAAGCGCGTGAGAAAAATAGAAACCCAGGGAGCTAAATTGCATGTTACTGTTGAACTTGAATGTACATACTTTATTCCTTTAACCAAGCATTAAGATTTCACAATTCGAGGATGTTAAATTTGAAGCTGCCAGTCTTCTGTCTGAGCTCTACTGCCAACAGGTATGAAAGTCAAATTTCTATTTAGTTTATGGATTTGtacattgcatttgttttattgtgtgtgtgtttggtatgtGTGGGggttatttttgtctttttttcagaatCTCGTGGACTCTGCTAAGCCTTTATTGCGGAAAGCCATTCAAATCTCTCAGCAGACTCCCTACTGGCACTGTCGGCTTCTCTTTCAGCTCGCTGTGAGTTACAGAAATTTtgtgaacacacaaaaaaagaaaaatctgattCAATGAACTATAatcatttgtttgatttttacACAAACCCCCACCCCCATTTCTTCAGCAATTGCACACACTAGAAAAGGACCTTGTGTCAGCCTGTGACCTGCTAGGTGTTGGGGCAGAATATGCTCGAGTGGTGGGATCAGAGTACACCAGGTACATGTTACCAATGCCTTTTTTCAATTTCTATCATAAACAGGTTATgcgattttttttaatgtattgctACCATCAGAAGGTGTCAGTAATGCACCAATAATGATCCAAGTGACCTGTGAATTGTATTTTGCTAGAATTGTCCATCACTGGTATTTTACTTTTATAGAGAAGATTATTTCTTTATACCTGCTCActtttaatgattattaataatgattttcctaatcatttattcaaatgatGTTACTTTTTATAAATTGTACGTTGTCCTACATAATATGCTAGCTATAAATAATTTCTGATGATGAAGGGACCTTTACTACCATtagttaatttgtcatttttgcttCATTTAGACAGATGTCATCGAAAAATCTTTGTATAAAAATTTCAGGGCTTGAAGTGCTGTAATATTGACACGGTTTGTTTCTTTCAGAGCCCTTTTCCTACTGAGTAAAGGAATGGTAAGTGGACGGAGTTGCccaaaaagtattttatattGAATGATTGTTTGTTAAACACATTGGGGTTCAATAATTGGTGCATTGATTATTCATTCACGATAGCTCTTACTGATGGAGAGGAAGCTACAGGAGGTGCACCCACTGCTTACACTATGTGGGCAGATTGTCGAAAACTGGCAAGGAAACCCAATACAGAAAGAATCTCTGAGGGTTTTCTTCCTGGTGCTGCAGGTGACACACTACTTGGATGCTGGTCAGGTAAAGACTCTTGTATTTTGAGTGTTAATGGATGTTTTGCAGCAGTGGTTTTGACTGGTCTTCATGTGTAATATACAGGTGAAGAGTGTAAAGCCATGTTTAAAACAACTCCAGCAGTGCATTCAGACCATCTCGACACTTCATGATGATGAAATTCTACCCAGCAACCCTGCAGACCTTTTCCATTGGTTACCCAAGGAACACATGTGTGTGCTGGTCTACCTGGTAAGCTCTGTGGTGGTTGGCTTAAACCTGGCACCAGTCAACTTATAAGCAGTAGTTTGTTGTTAAACTATAGGAAAACATCAGgcgtacattttattttacaggttACAGTCATGCACTCCATGCAGGCAGGGTATTTGGAGAAAGCACAGAAGTACACAGACAAAGCACTGATGCAGCTTGAAAAGCTCAAAAGTAAGTCAGTTACCAGGCTGCCTTCAGTTTGAGGATTTGTGCGGTTTCTTAACGTtgctcatttttctttttctcttagTGCTTGACTCCAGCCCCATCCTGTCATCCTTCCAAGTCATCCTTCTTGAGCACATCATCATGTGTCGTCTTGTCACAGGTCACAAAGCAACTGCATTGCAAGAGGTCTGTCTGAGCCTTTCCCCGATAATTAGTCTTTTGGACATGTGGTTTGCCATGTGTTTATCTGATCTAAGGTTATTTACATTTTGAGTAATTTTTCCTATTATGCTCctttacataattattttgttcTAGATCTCCCAGATCTGCCAGCTGTGTCACCAGTCTCCAAGGATATTTTCCAACCATGCAGCCCAACTTCACACTCTGTTGGTAAGGAGCCGCTGTAGCTAATTCCAATTAACAGGAGGAGGTGGTAGGTAGGGCTGAAatgattattcgaataactcaaaagattcgattacaaaaaatgttcgaggaaaattctttgcctcgaggcttcgtttaagtaatcaaagtccatctattatcgtatcacgCCCGCGGACCTACGCAGTGCTTGAacaatacttgaattgtttatttatattttctttttactattttgtacctttatactttttttcctctttattctcagatgtgCTATAGCAGGGGacacacccctttttccttttttaaattaaaataaaactaaggacaaataagctaacctatagttttttttcatgtacatcaggaatgtttcacagaaaggttgattaaatgggcttagttctagagccagtaacccaaaggttttaagctttactcgattaatcgatgaaaaattttccaaaaatattcgatagttgcagccctagtggtAGGGTGACACTGGACACAGTGTCCTTGGATCACCTCACTGGGTGTTCTGGTTTCCTCCTCCTGCCCATGTACACTCAGTGAACTGGCAGTATATGTTTGACTGTGTGTGCGCTCTATAGTGGGCTGGTGTCCCTGCCGTGTGCTCGATGACCTGGGATAGTCACCTGCAACCATAGTTTGCATTAAGCAGTTACTGAAAGTGAGTGCAGTGGAGGTATTCACTTGCACACCTCACCTAAAGCATGATGCTCACTTTCAGGGCTTGTACTGCATCTCTGTGAACTGTATGGACAACGCAGAGGCTCAGTTCACTGCAGCCCTAAGGGTAGGTGTGACTTTGTACATGTCTTTTCCAAAgttgtttattaatattataatgtaaatattataatgtaaaatatgtctATTGTAGCTGACCACACATCAAGAGCTATGGACATTTATTGTGACAAACTTGGCAAGTGTCTATATTAGGGAGGGTAACAGGCAGCAGGAGGTGAGTTAATTCTGTTATCGTTGTAGATGAATTTGTGCATGAAGAAGGTAACCTAGTAGCCACTGATTAAAAGCTTTtgtgtttcatcccccctctagagtaaatatatgtaaatacaaACTGCATAATTTCTAAATACATTTGATTTACACACTCTTCCCTTACATTATCCTATGCAAATTACACAACATGGATCTTAAAATCCTTATTTTCTTGGAAGCTTTACAGCCTCTTGGAAAGGATCAACCCAGATCACAATTTTCCAGTGAGGTTAGTCAATCTAATAATCATAACTGCAACAATGTTGCAGtttcataaatgtgttttaccaaATTAGCGCATGtggtttattaattaatttttttgctaTTTCACAGCTCACATTGTCTCAGAGCAGCCGCCTTTTATATTCGAGGTCTGCTGTCTTTTTTCCAAGGACGTTACAATGAAGCCAAGTAAGCACTTCAGTAGTCACATGTTACTTCCATTCTGAAGTTTTTGGGTCTAGAAATCCActctaaaataatttattttatggcatttatcagatgcccttatccaagcCCCCCAGGATTTATGGAACATTTTCCTGAACTTCTTCCCAATAGTTGCAGCAATGATTTAGTagcttttggtacattttggaatataaaatacatgtttAGGCTTGCTTTATATCGAATATAGTAAAAATGGGCTGGTTAGCACCATGTGAATatttgctttcaaaacacactACAGCAATTAACCAATCAGCGTTGAAAGCAAGCatgatttaattaattaagtatTGTCTTTACAGGCGGTTCTTAAGAGAGACTCTGAAGATGTCTAATGCAGAAGACTTGAACCGATTGACTGCGTGCTCCCTTGTGCTACTTGGGCACATTTTCTATGTGCTGGGAAACCATAGAGTAAGTTTTCTGGTTAGATTTTATTACCGATTAAAATGGATTTGTAAATTTTACATGTTGAAGTTGTCTTTtatgaaataatttaattagTAAAGTAAATAATTAAGACAGATAAAACCATGTTTCCATAGGAAAGCAATAACATGGTGGTACCTGCCATGCAGTTGGCCAGTAAGATCCCAGACATGTCTGTACAGCTATGGTCTTCAGCACTGCTGAAAGGTGAATTTGATGCAATTAATTTAGTCCATTTTACCAATATAACTACTTGAACAGTTGTAAGTGACATACTTTGCTTGTTTTGTCCAGATTTGAACAAGGCTTGTGGGAACACCATGGATGCCCATGAGGCAGCTCAAATGCACCAGAACTTTTCCCAGCAACTGCTTCAAGATCACATCGCAGCCTGCAGCCTGCCAGAGCACAACCTCATCAGTGTGAGTAACCATAAATCTCTGTCAAAGAACAAATGTCACCGGGGAAGGGAAAAGGGCTAATTGGGCacaattttgatattttttttactcagagGTGTATTCCCTTTGGTACCAAGTggacattaatggctgtgtgtttagttattttgaggggacagcaaatttacactgttatacaagctgtacactgactaatttacattgtatcaaagtgtcatacatacatgtgaggggtgtactaaCTTTTGTGAAATACTGTAAGTCCATTAGTAGGGTTTACTATAAACATTATATCTTAACAATAAGGATTCATAAAGAGTAATAGCACTAATTGGTCCTTATCCATATCTATCTATAAGTATAGGTGcaattttgcttatttttattgtttactaCAGTTATAGTGCTATTTACATGATagatttttaaaactgtttcatGAAGATGTTGAAATAAACAATTGAATCTTAAACTATGTTTACACACAGATGCAGATCatgttttcattgtgaaataatAAACAAGATTCTAATTTTCTGTTAATTGTCTTTGGAACAGTGGACTGATGGGCCACCACCCGTCCAGTTCCAAGCCCAGAATGGACCAACCACCAGCCTGGCCAGCCTGCTATAGGGACCGAGATAACTGTTGTTGTTAAATCTGTATTCAGTCATCATTTATGTAGACTGGTGCAACAAGGAGCAAGTCTGCCcttgtaaataattaatttatttattaatgtttatttttttaatctatagATATTTTACAACCTTGTTTAACTTCAATGCATGGATAAAGTTTAGTAAGATTTAGTAATGTCATTAAACCAGTTTGCATTATCTTTGATACAGTGTTTATGTTAAAGATCCTCTTCTGAGACATGTAAATATAATCTTGACTGCGATATATAGGGCAGGGCTTGGCAGTCCTATCCTTTACTTATTTTAGTAATTACTCTACGAGGGACACCTTAGCTTTCGATTTAAATACCAGATTTTGGTCGATCTAAAGGTCAAAAGCCATTTTTGGTCTCCTTTCAATTgattttggttttaaatgtaGTAACTTCTATTCAGATGTACAGAgtattcatttcacttttaagACATTAACTATTAACCTTTTTTAAGTAGTTGGGGGGTAATGCTTTTGGTGAAAATTGATATTTTGAATTTGTCTACCTCAGCTGTTAACATTTTTTCATATGACTTGCCCTGTGTTTTTAATAGTTGCATTTTGAAGTCCGCTTACCCTGGATCAAACACACTGTGGTGGAAAACtggacaaagtggaaaaatatATGCAGGCCTTACTCTTCTTTACTATTCTATGAGTTG
This window contains:
- the LOC114802084 gene encoding MAU2 chromatid cohesion factor homolog translates to MASSGESPEPWYLALLGFAEHFRTSSPPKIRLCVHCLQAVFQFKPPQRIEARTHLQLGSVLYHHTKNSELARNHLEKAWYISQQISQFEDVKFEAASLLSELYCQQNLVDSAKPLLRKAIQISQQTPYWHCRLLFQLAQLHTLEKDLVSACDLLGVGAEYARVVGSEYTRALFLLSKGMLLLMERKLQEVHPLLTLCGQIVENWQGNPIQKESLRVFFLVLQVTHYLDAGQVKSVKPCLKQLQQCIQTISTLHDDEILPSNPADLFHWLPKEHMCVLVYLVTVMHSMQAGYLEKAQKYTDKALMQLEKLKMLDSSPILSSFQVILLEHIIMCRLVTGHKATALQEISQICQLCHQSPRIFSNHAAQLHTLLGLYCISVNCMDNAEAQFTAALRLTTHQELWTFIVTNLASVYIREGNRQQELYSLLERINPDHNFPVSSHCLRAAAFYIRGLLSFFQGRYNEAKRFLRETLKMSNAEDLNRLTACSLVLLGHIFYVLGNHRESNNMVVPAMQLASKIPDMSVQLWSSALLKDLNKACGNTMDAHEAAQMHQNFSQQLLQDHIAACSLPEHNLISWTDGPPPVQFQAQNGPTTSLASLL